In Aliarcobacter faecis, a genomic segment contains:
- a CDS encoding P-II family nitrogen regulator, which yields MKKIEAVIKPFKLEEVKEALAQVGVAGMTVSEVKGYGRQQGHSELYRGAEYVVDFLPKIKIELIVVDEDLDKIVSIIIEAAKTGKIGDGKIFVSSIEKVIRIRTEEQDEDAI from the coding sequence TTGAAAAAAATTGAAGCTGTAATTAAACCCTTTAAACTTGAAGAGGTAAAAGAAGCATTAGCACAAGTTGGAGTTGCAGGTATGACTGTCTCTGAAGTAAAAGGTTATGGAAGACAACAAGGACATAGTGAACTTTATAGAGGCGCTGAGTATGTTGTTGATTTTTTACCAAAAATTAAAATAGAACTCATTGTAGTAGATGAAGATCTTGATAAGATAGTATCTATTATTATTGAAGCTGCTAAAACTGGTAAAATTGGTGATGGTAAAATATTTGTATCTTCTATCGAAAAAGTTATAAGAATAAGAACTGAAGAGCAAGATGAGGATGCAATATGA
- a CDS encoding ammonium transporter, whose protein sequence is MDSIPFIIDTLYALFAMTLVIFMVPGFAMLEAGIVRTKNVTSVLTINILIYSIASLSFLLIGYSLAFGDFGSDTMSKYATFLFQMAFVGKAINIISGGVSERARIIPLSLFTIIMGAVLYPIAVNITWGTNFLENTIFNITMHDLAGSTVIHSTGGWALLAAILIIGARAGRYTKEGGIRVIPASNIPLVTLGAFLLWIGWFGFNGGSVGSISSKENAELVALTILNTNTAGLSGAIMVAIIMQIMFKKFDITMILNGALGGLVSITAGADLFNIYMPVLIGAVGGILVVFGVFMFDKLRIDDPVGALSVHLVCGVWGTLAVGIFASNGEDITFLGQLKGVVVVGVFAFVSSYIALYIINKILPLRVKKDQEMQGLDVEECGLEAYPEFKRAFS, encoded by the coding sequence ATGGATTCAATACCATTTATTATTGATACACTTTACGCACTGTTTGCAATGACATTAGTTATTTTTATGGTTCCTGGTTTTGCTATGTTAGAAGCTGGTATTGTAAGAACAAAAAATGTTACTTCTGTTTTAACTATAAATATTCTAATTTATTCAATTGCCTCATTATCATTTTTATTGATAGGTTACTCTTTAGCTTTTGGAGATTTTGGAAGTGATACTATGAGTAAATATGCAACATTCTTATTCCAAATGGCTTTTGTTGGGAAAGCTATAAATATTATAAGTGGTGGAGTTAGTGAAAGAGCTAGAATTATTCCATTATCACTTTTTACTATAATAATGGGAGCAGTTTTATATCCAATCGCTGTAAATATAACTTGGGGAACAAATTTCTTAGAAAATACAATATTTAATATAACAATGCATGATTTAGCTGGTTCAACAGTTATTCATAGTACTGGTGGTTGGGCTTTACTTGCAGCTATTTTAATAATTGGTGCAAGAGCTGGAAGATATACAAAAGAGGGTGGAATAAGAGTTATTCCTGCTTCAAATATACCTTTGGTAACTTTAGGAGCTTTTTTACTCTGGATTGGTTGGTTTGGATTTAATGGAGGAAGTGTTGGAAGTATATCTTCTAAAGAGAATGCTGAATTAGTTGCTCTTACAATATTAAATACAAATACTGCTGGTTTAAGTGGGGCAATTATGGTTGCAATAATTATGCAAATAATGTTTAAAAAATTTGATATTACGATGATTTTAAATGGAGCTTTAGGTGGTTTGGTTTCAATTACTGCTGGAGCAGATTTATTTAATATCTATATGCCAGTTTTAATAGGTGCAGTTGGTGGAATACTAGTTGTTTTTGGTGTATTTATGTTTGATAAATTAAGAATAGATGATCCAGTAGGAGCTTTATCTGTACACTTAGTATGTGGAGTTTGGGGAACATTAGCTGTTGGAATTTTTGCTTCAAATGGCGAAGATATAACATTCTTAGGTCAATTAAAAGGTGTTGTAGTTGTAGGAGTATTTGCTTTTGTAAGCTCTTATATAGCTTTATATATTATAAATAAAATATTACCTTTAAGAGTAAAAAAAGATCAAGAGATGCAAGGATTAGATGTTGAAGAGTGCGGATTAGAAGCTTACCCAGAGTTTAAACGAGCATTTTCATAA
- a CDS encoding ankyrin repeat domain-containing protein — translation MLNSLLVKNRAFTKEDLIEELINPNSNREKLDEIYKSIKVDLNSLEIENEPILHICCKKDIFESVSWLLEKKVNISKQNIYKETAAFYAIYSRNSAMLQLLVDYGTNVNHLNISNRTILQEALNSANGSVIRYLLQTTTLFNNIDIHGNNLLFDAVLNPNNNTLQHIASLKQIDINHINKTGNTILHLKNVLENNTLAQFLIGLGANPTIPNTKGESFLFYLVQKGASSIKLIKYISSMKFNFNLKNSSNRTILMEAISTYMQIPIRNEVKRDGQYKLILEIMNLNIDINVTDSKGETAFFYALRSEDKDLILEFFRNFKIDVNQDNTDGISPFLYLILGGIKNKELIKPFIDKGANPNLKNFHRKNIVEILIDIILHIENGQKLDDIYRKLIQLNGHYRTILEIIIKYYSIDVNALNYKNEPLFFSSILNFNFKLFAILKTRTINLNKKDKAGNNIIFRLVEQNNKDLIKDKKLYLNTIRTLVNAGINIDEKNSDGFTILHIAITQKCEDTIKLIFNLQADFFAKDKNGRNIMHLIILNNASKYFNFIHNINKGIVEVADYYGVKPINYAAFMGKYELVLAMINEKISIENKEKKHPNILKFLEKYHLNLISLSQKAKNEIDKKKIEELVLNMKKEFKIAQ, via the coding sequence ATGCTAAATAGTTTATTAGTAAAAAATAGAGCTTTTACAAAAGAAGATTTAATTGAAGAGTTAATTAATCCAAATAGCAATCGTGAAAAACTAGATGAGATTTATAAATCTATTAAAGTTGATTTAAACTCTTTAGAAATTGAAAATGAACCAATTTTACATATTTGCTGTAAAAAAGATATATTTGAGTCTGTTTCATGGCTACTTGAAAAAAAAGTAAATATCTCTAAACAAAATATATACAAAGAGACTGCAGCATTTTATGCAATATACTCAAGAAATAGTGCAATGTTACAACTTTTAGTAGATTATGGTACGAATGTAAACCACTTAAATATCTCAAATCGAACAATTTTACAAGAGGCTTTAAATAGTGCAAATGGTTCAGTTATTAGATATCTTTTACAAACTACAACTCTTTTTAACAATATTGATATTCATGGGAATAATCTTCTTTTTGATGCTGTTTTAAACCCAAATAATAATACTTTACAACATATAGCATCCCTCAAGCAAATTGATATAAACCATATCAATAAGACTGGAAACACTATTTTACACCTAAAAAATGTACTTGAGAATAACACTCTTGCACAATTTTTAATAGGGCTTGGGGCAAATCCAACAATCCCTAATACCAAGGGAGAAAGCTTTCTTTTTTATCTTGTTCAAAAAGGTGCAAGTAGTATAAAACTTATAAAATATATCTCTAGTATGAAATTTAATTTTAATCTAAAAAATAGTTCAAATAGAACAATTTTAATGGAAGCTATATCAACTTATATGCAAATTCCAATTAGAAATGAAGTAAAAAGAGATGGTCAATATAAACTAATCTTAGAAATTATGAATTTAAATATTGATATAAATGTAACTGATTCAAAAGGTGAAACTGCTTTTTTCTATGCTTTAAGAAGTGAAGATAAAGATTTAATTTTAGAGTTTTTTAGAAACTTTAAAATAGATGTAAATCAAGATAATACCGATGGTATTAGCCCATTTTTATATCTAATTTTAGGTGGAATAAAAAATAAAGAGCTAATAAAACCATTTATTGATAAAGGTGCAAATCCAAACTTAAAGAATTTTCATAGAAAAAATATTGTAGAAATTTTAATTGATATTATTTTACATATTGAAAATGGTCAAAAATTAGATGATATTTATAGAAAACTCATCCAATTAAATGGTCACTATAGAACTATTTTAGAGATAATTATTAAATACTATAGTATTGATGTAAATGCCCTAAATTATAAAAATGAACCACTATTTTTTAGTTCTATTTTAAATTTTAACTTTAAACTATTTGCTATTTTAAAAACAAGAACAATAAATTTAAATAAAAAAGATAAAGCAGGAAATAATATTATTTTTAGATTAGTTGAACAAAATAACAAAGATTTAATCAAAGATAAAAAACTATATTTAAATACAATAAGAACTTTAGTAAATGCAGGAATTAATATAGATGAAAAGAATTCTGATGGTTTTACAATCTTACATATTGCTATCACTCAAAAATGTGAGGATACTATAAAATTAATCTTTAATCTTCAAGCCGATTTTTTTGCGAAAGATAAAAATGGAAGAAATATTATGCACTTAATTATCCTAAATAATGCTTCAAAATATTTTAATTTTATTCATAATATAAATAAAGGAATAGTTGAAGTTGCTGATTATTATGGTGTAAAACCTATAAACTATGCTGCTTTTATGGGTAAATATGAGCTTGTTCTTGCTATGATAAATGAGAAAATTTCAATAGAAAATAAAGAGAAAAAACATCCAAATATTCTTAAGTTTTTAGAAAAATATCATCTAAATCTTATCTCTTTATCACAAAAAGCAAAAAATGAAATTGACAAGAAAAAGATAGAAGAGCTTGTCTTAAATATGAAAAAAGAGTTTAAAATTGCACAATAA
- the pyrC gene encoding dihydroorotase produces the protein MSKTFEIRKPLDMHLHLRDNDMLKLVGPLTSNTFSGALVMPNLVPPLTTKEALLAYKQRILEACKDDDFTPYMTLFFQNNYSFEFLQDIKDEIIGIKLYPAGITTNSETGVSSMDIEVLRATLENMSKLGIPLCIHGETNGFVMDREKEFMPIYESIAKAFPNLKIIMEHITTKDAVELLDKYDNLFATVTLHHLLITLDDVAGGMLDPHLFCKPIAKRPEDRTALLNAALKAHPKLMFGSDSAPHPKHKKECCGCAAGVFTSPIALQVLVELFEKHNALENLNDFISNNAQKIYNLNLNEKTIKLVKKDFIVPAIYEYKDEKVVPMYAGKTLSWSIDSIL, from the coding sequence ATGAGTAAAACATTTGAGATAAGAAAACCGCTTGATATGCACTTGCATTTAAGGGATAATGATATGTTGAAGTTAGTGGGACCACTAACTTCAAACACTTTTAGTGGAGCTTTAGTTATGCCAAATTTAGTTCCACCTCTTACAACAAAAGAGGCTTTATTAGCTTATAAGCAAAGAATTCTTGAAGCTTGTAAAGATGATGATTTTACTCCTTATATGACTCTATTTTTTCAAAATAATTATAGTTTTGAATTTTTACAAGATATAAAAGATGAGATTATTGGAATAAAACTATATCCAGCAGGAATTACTACAAACTCTGAAACAGGAGTTTCTTCTATGGATATTGAAGTTTTAAGAGCTACTTTGGAAAATATGAGTAAATTAGGAATACCACTTTGTATTCATGGTGAGACAAATGGTTTTGTAATGGATAGAGAAAAAGAGTTTATGCCAATTTATGAAAGCATAGCAAAAGCTTTTCCAAATCTTAAAATTATTATGGAGCATATTACAACTAAAGATGCAGTTGAGCTACTAGATAAATATGATAATCTTTTTGCAACTGTAACTTTGCACCATTTACTTATAACTTTAGATGATGTAGCTGGTGGAATGCTTGACCCACATCTTTTTTGTAAACCAATAGCAAAAAGACCAGAAGATAGGACAGCACTTTTAAATGCTGCATTAAAAGCTCACCCAAAACTTATGTTTGGAAGTGATTCAGCTCCTCATCCAAAGCATAAAAAAGAGTGCTGTGGTTGTGCTGCTGGAGTTTTTACTTCCCCTATTGCTTTGCAAGTTTTAGTTGAACTTTTTGAAAAACACAATGCTTTAGAGAATTTAAATGATTTTATTTCAAATAATGCACAAAAAATTTATAATTTAAATTTAAATGAAAAAACTATAAAACTTGTAAAAAAAGATTTTATAGTTCCAGCAATTTATGAGTATAAAGATGAAAAAGTTGTTCCTATGTATGCAGGAAAAACTCTATCTTGGAGTATAGACTCTATTTTATAA
- a CDS encoding acyl-[ACP]--phospholipid O-acyltransferase, with the protein MQKITDILVVKIAFLFVVFCNAFVDVSHKVLLQNIAFKIFDGSTQVIWISIINALIIIPFLLLFTFSGYLSDKYNKKDILIYGAVSSFFLSVLVIFAYSTNNFYFAMFALFLLAIQSAIYSPAKFGIIMDIYGKKYLSRGNAALQSVSIIAILFAIGITSYFFESMYVTDNLHLLTTKEELMKAIKPITYYILIVAILEMIISFIFLRRIVNNFNSDSSLRLNKKEFFKGKLLIENLKTLKSHDVIFLSVIGLSVFWGVSQATMAVFPSYAKMYLNIDNTFIINGVIAASGIGIAVGSVLYAKISRHYIELGTIPLAALGMAITLYISTIVESPFMLGLNFLFFGVFGGLFVVPLNSLIQFNSKKKTLGTVLAGNNWFHSLAMFLMLALTTFVSFYDLDPLKTLYLIIFIIVIGTFYTVVKLPQSLVLLFLKFVVGLRYKLQINGFKNIPSSGGVLLLGNHISWIDWAIILMSVPREVKFVVFKQIYEKWYLTWLFKLIKAIPIGSGSSRASMKIVSDELDAGSVIVLFPEGAISRNGHLGEFKRGFEKILENCSSDVKVVPFYIRGLWESMFSRANRKFKGSKKTNIVTVCFGRVISKEDANVQSVKNEVFSLSNLAWSEHIKELKPLNEVIFARLKELSNGTIFSDNTGVTLSGARFLTASILFKNLFKKRVRSHNIGLLLPTSAAGAFINYMVILMGKTAVNLNFTASIDSLKASIKKAEIKTIISSKKFIEKLEAKGIKISEIFEDVEVYFLEDEQKKIKKLDAILIYLSIKFLPTLFLKMLYLKKTNKNASSIILFSSGSEGVPKGVELSGDNILGNAQQIANILNVNDDDVILGSLPLFHAFGIVVTTYLPLIEGIKCVAVADPTDGLAVAKMVSREKASIMCGTSTFFRLYTKNTKIHPLMFDSLRLIVAGAEKLRDDVRFEFKKRFGKDILEGYGTTETSPVASCNLPDKISEDFEVQIGQKIGTVGMAIPGTSIKIVDPSSFKELKTGEEGMVLISGIQVMKGYLNDEEKTKSVLKKIKGRIYYITGDKGKLDSDGFLTIVDRYSRFAKIGGEMVSLGAIEEKISKLIDDNSIDFMSLATSDEKKGEKVVLLISNITLEQKDILKRKMIKEFDNKLMIPEIIQIVDEVPKLGSGKKDYVKAKELILDSKNP; encoded by the coding sequence ATGCAAAAAATAACAGATATTCTTGTAGTTAAAATAGCATTTCTTTTTGTAGTATTTTGTAATGCTTTTGTTGATGTTTCTCATAAGGTTTTATTACAAAATATAGCTTTTAAAATATTTGATGGTTCGACACAAGTTATTTGGATATCAATTATAAATGCTTTAATTATAATTCCATTTTTATTATTGTTTACTTTTAGTGGTTATTTAAGTGATAAGTATAATAAAAAAGATATTTTAATCTATGGAGCAGTTTCATCTTTTTTCCTTTCAGTTTTGGTTATTTTTGCATATAGTACAAATAATTTCTATTTTGCAATGTTTGCTCTATTTTTATTAGCTATCCAAAGTGCTATTTATAGTCCTGCAAAGTTTGGAATTATTATGGATATTTATGGGAAAAAATATCTTTCAAGGGGAAATGCTGCTCTTCAATCTGTATCAATAATTGCTATTTTATTTGCAATAGGAATTACTTCATATTTCTTTGAAAGTATGTATGTAACAGATAATCTTCATCTTTTAACTACAAAAGAAGAGCTTATGAAAGCAATAAAACCTATTACATACTATATTTTAATTGTTGCTATTTTAGAGATGATTATCTCTTTTATATTTTTAAGAAGAATCGTAAATAATTTTAACTCTGATTCTAGTTTGAGATTAAATAAAAAAGAGTTTTTTAAAGGAAAACTTTTAATAGAAAATTTAAAAACTTTGAAATCTCATGATGTAATATTTTTGAGTGTAATAGGTTTATCTGTATTTTGGGGAGTCTCACAAGCAACAATGGCAGTTTTTCCATCTTATGCAAAGATGTATTTAAATATTGATAACACTTTTATAATAAATGGAGTAATTGCAGCTTCTGGAATTGGAATTGCAGTAGGTTCTGTTTTGTATGCAAAAATTTCAAGGCACTATATTGAATTAGGAACTATTCCTTTAGCTGCTCTTGGAATGGCAATAACACTTTATATTTCAACAATTGTTGAATCCCCTTTTATGTTAGGTTTAAATTTTTTATTTTTTGGAGTTTTTGGTGGTTTATTTGTAGTTCCTTTAAACTCTTTAATCCAGTTTAATTCAAAGAAAAAAACTTTAGGTACAGTTTTAGCTGGAAATAATTGGTTTCATTCACTTGCTATGTTTTTAATGTTGGCTCTTACAACTTTTGTCTCTTTTTATGATTTAGATCCATTAAAAACTCTATATTTAATTATATTTATAATAGTTATTGGAACATTTTATACAGTAGTAAAGCTTCCTCAATCTTTAGTTTTACTATTTTTAAAGTTTGTTGTAGGACTTAGATATAAATTACAGATAAATGGGTTTAAAAATATCCCTTCAAGTGGTGGAGTTTTACTTTTAGGAAATCATATTTCATGGATAGATTGGGCTATTATTTTGATGTCTGTTCCAAGAGAGGTTAAATTTGTGGTATTCAAACAAATTTATGAGAAATGGTATTTAACTTGGCTTTTTAAACTTATAAAAGCAATTCCAATTGGAAGTGGCTCAAGTAGAGCAAGTATGAAAATAGTATCAGATGAGTTAGATGCTGGAAGTGTTATTGTACTTTTCCCAGAAGGGGCAATATCAAGAAATGGACATTTAGGTGAGTTTAAAAGAGGTTTTGAAAAGATTTTAGAAAACTGTTCAAGTGATGTAAAGGTTGTTCCATTTTATATAAGAGGGCTTTGGGAATCTATGTTTAGTAGAGCAAATAGAAAATTTAAAGGGTCAAAAAAGACAAATATTGTAACAGTTTGTTTTGGAAGAGTTATAAGTAAAGAAGATGCAAATGTTCAAAGTGTTAAAAATGAGGTTTTTTCTCTTTCAAATCTTGCTTGGAGTGAACATATAAAAGAGTTAAAGCCATTAAATGAGGTTATTTTTGCAAGATTAAAAGAGCTTTCAAATGGGACTATTTTTTCTGATAATACAGGAGTAACTTTAAGTGGAGCAAGGTTCTTAACAGCTTCAATATTATTTAAAAATCTTTTTAAAAAAAGAGTAAGATCTCATAATATTGGATTATTATTACCAACAAGTGCGGCAGGAGCTTTTATAAACTATATGGTAATACTAATGGGAAAAACAGCTGTAAATTTAAATTTTACGGCATCAATAGATAGTTTAAAAGCTTCTATAAAAAAAGCAGAAATAAAAACTATTATAAGTTCTAAAAAGTTTATTGAGAAACTTGAAGCTAAAGGTATAAAAATCTCTGAAATTTTTGAAGATGTTGAGGTTTATTTTCTTGAAGATGAGCAAAAAAAGATAAAAAAACTAGATGCTATTTTGATATATTTAAGTATCAAATTTTTGCCAACACTATTTTTAAAAATGCTCTATTTGAAAAAAACTAATAAAAACGCAAGCTCTATTATTTTGTTCTCTTCTGGAAGTGAAGGAGTTCCTAAAGGTGTTGAGCTTAGTGGAGATAATATTTTAGGAAATGCTCAACAAATAGCAAATATTTTAAATGTAAATGATGATGATGTGATTTTAGGTTCTTTACCTTTATTTCACGCTTTTGGAATAGTGGTAACTACATATTTACCTTTAATTGAAGGTATAAAATGTGTAGCTGTTGCAGATCCAACAGATGGTTTAGCAGTTGCTAAAATGGTAAGTCGTGAAAAAGCCTCTATTATGTGTGGTACTTCTACCTTTTTTAGGCTATATACAAAAAATACAAAAATTCACCCACTTATGTTTGATAGTTTAAGATTAATTGTTGCAGGTGCTGAGAAACTAAGAGATGATGTAAGATTTGAGTTTAAAAAGCGATTTGGAAAAGATATTTTAGAAGGTTATGGAACAACAGAAACCTCTCCTGTTGCTTCTTGCAATCTTCCAGATAAAATTTCAGAAGATTTTGAAGTTCAAATAGGGCAGAAAATAGGAACAGTTGGTATGGCAATTCCAGGAACTTCAATAAAAATAGTAGATCCATCAAGTTTTAAGGAGCTTAAAACAGGTGAAGAAGGAATGGTTTTAATCTCTGGTATTCAAGTTATGAAAGGTTATTTAAATGATGAAGAGAAAACTAAAAGTGTTCTAAAAAAGATAAAAGGAAGAATCTATTATATAACAGGAGATAAAGGAAAACTAGACTCTGATGGTTTTTTAACTATTGTTGATAGATATTCAAGATTTGCAAAAATTGGTGGAGAGATGGTAAGTCTTGGAGCTATTGAAGAGAAAATTTCTAAATTAATAGATGATAATAGTATTGATTTTATGTCTTTAGCTACTAGTGATGAGAAAAAGGGAGAAAAAGTAGTTTTATTAATATCAAATATAACTTTAGAGCAAAAAGATATATTAAAACGCAAAATGATTAAAGAGTTTGATAATAAACTAATGATTCCCGAGATTATACAAATTGTTGATGAGGTACCAAAACTTGGTAGTGGGAAAAAAGATTATGTAAAAGCTAAAGAGCTTATTCTAGATTCTAAGAATCCGTAA
- a CDS encoding [protein-PII] uridylyltransferase family protein → MHNNIINEFAVAKNFKQKYKDYLNFSNKKITKDFCLNHTKETDSFLLELYSFILKKHFSNFQPTLNQIPISFIALGSYGRKELCLYSDIDIMIIYQDIGAYNIEKIIENFVSFAWDCGLRLGLRVVKIDEIDKISLDDITIKTSFLESRFIFGSEILYLNYEDELEKIRTVNKELFLQAKLLERKNRLIKYPLSMQVNLKDGYGAIREANMLWWIANVIYGVKNTKDLIGKKFTNIEYKRYKNSLNFIFLVRNTLHLISKRKLDIITYDILPELSSKLNFSNEFLFMKALFQDLHIIHNFSANIIKKLFSGTFFKPKDLLEFKEYRVKKDVYIYENVVYCSQNRKIITLKELLKELLNFPKNIDNFDRSYIYFASKTKIEPLDKKLIYNLLCNQNLYIFLKLLYNADLINFVIPSFKQISNLAQFDGFHIHPVDIHTLNTLKFSYNIEDKVIQNLFNKFTNEQKIMLRLLCLFHDIGKGRKTDHHILGETIFKRFLKSLDFNDEFIKTASNIIKYHNQMSKTASNEDIYSQKTVLNFIGLFRNIKEIQLLYVLSYCDISAVDKKYFNSSISKLLLQLYNQSYLAFSNKDLIKESSRRATRLNKIKTLEKYQNLPNSLKRNIPQIASNQIFLRLKSEDILDIAIKSKDVETYSFDIINDDFLKLRIIRKIPLNLGYLLGKLQYLNMCSMNIFKLYDEKKTFEITFSKPALEEELYLIEEIINSSFDMSKQISLKKPIIHKNDIKIDFNHSENLASMKIHTKDQKGLFAYIAKIFDEYNIDIESAKLLTTKGYTKDLLLLEKNDNFSNNISKILEILTDS, encoded by the coding sequence TTGCACAATAATATAATAAACGAATTTGCAGTTGCAAAAAATTTCAAACAAAAATATAAAGATTATTTAAACTTCTCAAACAAAAAAATAACAAAAGATTTTTGTTTGAATCACACAAAAGAAACTGATTCTTTTTTACTTGAACTATATAGTTTTATTTTAAAAAAACACTTTAGTAATTTTCAACCAACTCTAAATCAAATACCAATATCTTTCATAGCTTTAGGCTCTTATGGAAGAAAGGAGTTATGTCTTTATTCCGATATTGACATTATGATTATCTATCAAGATATTGGTGCTTATAATATTGAAAAAATCATTGAGAATTTTGTATCTTTTGCTTGGGATTGTGGATTAAGACTTGGTCTTAGAGTTGTAAAAATAGATGAGATAGATAAAATATCACTTGATGACATCACAATTAAAACCTCTTTTTTAGAATCAAGATTTATATTTGGTTCAGAAATTTTATATTTAAATTATGAAGATGAGTTAGAAAAAATTCGAACTGTAAATAAAGAACTATTTTTACAAGCTAAACTTCTTGAACGAAAAAATAGACTTATTAAATATCCACTTTCAATGCAAGTAAATCTAAAAGATGGTTATGGGGCAATAAGAGAAGCAAATATGCTTTGGTGGATAGCAAATGTAATATATGGAGTTAAAAATACAAAAGATTTAATAGGTAAGAAATTTACGAATATTGAATACAAAAGGTATAAAAACTCTTTAAATTTTATATTTTTAGTACGAAATACTCTACATTTAATAAGTAAAAGAAAACTAGATATTATTACTTATGATATTTTACCCGAACTTAGTAGTAAACTAAACTTCTCAAATGAGTTTTTATTTATGAAAGCTCTTTTTCAAGACTTACATATTATTCATAATTTCAGTGCAAATATTATAAAAAAACTTTTTAGTGGAACTTTTTTTAAACCAAAAGATTTACTAGAATTCAAAGAGTATAGAGTTAAAAAAGATGTTTATATTTATGAAAATGTAGTTTATTGTTCACAAAATAGAAAAATCATAACATTAAAAGAGCTTTTAAAAGAGCTACTTAATTTTCCAAAAAATATAGATAATTTTGATAGAAGTTATATCTATTTTGCAAGTAAAACAAAAATAGAACCTCTTGATAAAAAACTAATTTATAACCTACTTTGTAACCAAAATCTTTATATCTTCCTAAAACTTCTATACAATGCAGATCTTATAAATTTTGTAATTCCTAGCTTCAAGCAAATCTCTAACCTTGCACAATTTGATGGCTTTCATATTCATCCTGTTGATATTCATACTTTAAATACTCTAAAGTTCTCTTATAATATAGAGGATAAAGTTATACAAAACTTGTTTAATAAATTTACAAATGAACAAAAAATAATGCTTAGACTTTTATGTCTATTTCACGATATAGGGAAAGGAAGAAAAACAGACCACCATATTTTGGGAGAGACAATTTTTAAACGATTTCTAAAATCTTTAGATTTTAACGATGAGTTTATAAAAACTGCTTCAAATATAATAAAATATCATAATCAGATGTCAAAAACTGCTTCAAATGAAGATATATATTCACAAAAAACGGTTTTAAACTTTATTGGACTTTTTAGAAATATAAAAGAGATACAACTCCTATATGTTTTGAGCTATTGCGATATAAGTGCAGTTGATAAAAAATATTTTAATTCATCTATTTCAAAACTTTTACTACAACTTTATAATCAATCTTATCTAGCATTTTCAAATAAAGATTTAATAAAAGAGAGTTCAAGAAGAGCTACAAGATTAAACAAGATAAAAACTCTAGAAAAGTATCAAAATCTTCCAAACTCTTTAAAAAGAAATATTCCTCAAATAGCTTCAAATCAGATATTTTTACGACTAAAAAGTGAGGATATTTTAGATATCGCAATAAAATCAAAAGATGTTGAAACTTACAGTTTTGATATTATAAATGATGATTTTTTAAAGCTTAGAATTATCAGAAAGATTCCTCTAAATCTTGGATATTTATTAGGAAAATTGCAATATTTAAATATGTGTAGTATGAATATTTTTAAACTATATGATGAAAAAAAGACATTTGAAATAACATTTTCAAAACCAGCTTTAGAAGAGGAGCTTTATTTAATAGAAGAGATTATAAACTCATCTTTTGATATGTCAAAGCAAATAAGCCTAAAAAAACCAATAATTCACAAAAATGATATAAAAATAGATTTTAACCATAGTGAGAATTTAGCTTCAATGAAGATACATACAAAAGACCAAAAAGGTCTTTTTGCCTATATTGCGAAGATTTTTGATGAGTACAATATAGATATTGAGAGTGCAAAACTTCTTACAACTAAAGGTTATACAAAAGATTTACTATTATTGGAAAAAAATGATAATTTTTCTAATAATATCTCTAAAATTTTAGAGATACTTACGGATTCTTAG